The Methanobacterium sp. Maddingley MBC34 region AAACTACTAAGGAAATAGAAGAGTGTATTGAAATACTGAAAGAAGTAAAAAAGATAGAAGGATGGTAAGGTTAAACTCCTAACCTAGTAACCAATGCACCACTAGACTATTCAAGTATAGACTATTCAAGTAAGATGGCAGATACTTTCTTTCATAAATAGCTCATTTAGGGCTTATTATTGATTTTGGAATTTTTTTAAGGTGATTATTTTTGAAAGACTTAAGAATTAATGTGAGGGAATGTTTAAGTTACAGTTTATGCAATTTTTAGGATTAAATTGAATGATTAAGATGCAGATTATATGTTATGGGCTCATAATTTATCGGCAGTAGTAAAGTAGGCTCCACCATACTTTTCTTCCTGAAGTTCTTGCACCTTTTCAGATGCTGTTTGATGGTCTTCAGTTTTGGCAATGATTCTCCTCTGAGCAACCTTCAAATTCTTCCCACAAACGCATTTTTTCACGTTTACACCTTCTTTGGCATAAACTGCCCTTCCACAGTCACATCTGAATATCAAGTACATATAAACCAACTCATATAACTGGTTTTTTTAAGGAATCACCTAATCTACAATCTCCTAATCTACAATCTCCTAATCTAC contains the following coding sequences:
- a CDS encoding hypothetical protein (PFAM: Domain of unknown function (DUF1922)_SP), whose protein sequence is MYLIFRCDCGRAVYAKEGVNVKKCVCGKNLKVAQRRIIAKTEDHQTASEKVQELQEEKYGGAYFTTADKL